The proteins below come from a single Chryseobacterium sp. MA9 genomic window:
- a CDS encoding rhodanese-related sulfurtransferase: MQLYNTLSAEERAQLIDEAGKDRLTLSFYAYAKIEDPKKFRDELFIAWNALDALGRIYVAKEGINAQMSVPADQFEAFRNTLEVYDFMKGIRLNVAVDQDNYSFLKLTIKVRNKIVADGLNDETFDVTNKGIHLKAQEFNNLLEDPNTIVVDFRNHYESEVGHFEGAITPDVENFRESLPIINEQLQDFKEDKNLLMYCTGGIRCEKASAYFKHQGFKNVYQLEGGIIEYTRQIKEEGIESKFIGKNFVFDHRLGERITDDIIAQCHQCGKPCDNHTNCANDACHLLFIQCDECKTAMENCCSTECLDTIHLPWDEQVKLRKGLQVGNKVFRKGKSDALKFKNSGDLSDKPLAKAETKNIRQKIAVKKELIGKAEHYFSKSKIAQFLIENKDLSVGDKVLISGPTTGEQEVTITEIYANGGPCETAKIGDQITFELPFRVRLSDKLYRIVQNA, translated from the coding sequence ATGCAACTGTATAACACCTTAAGCGCAGAAGAAAGAGCTCAACTTATTGATGAGGCCGGTAAAGACCGTCTTACTTTGTCTTTCTATGCGTATGCCAAAATCGAAGACCCAAAAAAATTTCGCGACGAATTATTTATAGCCTGGAATGCACTTGATGCACTTGGTCGTATTTATGTAGCAAAAGAAGGAATCAATGCTCAGATGAGTGTTCCTGCAGATCAATTTGAGGCTTTTCGAAATACGCTGGAAGTTTATGATTTTATGAAAGGAATCCGTTTGAATGTCGCTGTTGACCAGGATAACTATTCATTTTTAAAATTAACAATCAAGGTTAGAAATAAAATTGTTGCAGATGGCTTGAATGACGAAACTTTTGATGTTACCAATAAAGGAATTCACCTAAAAGCACAGGAGTTCAATAATTTACTTGAAGATCCGAATACAATCGTTGTAGACTTCAGAAATCACTATGAAAGTGAAGTAGGCCACTTTGAGGGTGCTATTACTCCGGATGTGGAAAACTTCAGAGAAAGCTTACCGATTATCAATGAACAGTTACAAGACTTTAAAGAGGATAAAAACCTTTTGATGTACTGTACTGGAGGTATCCGTTGCGAAAAAGCCAGTGCTTACTTCAAACATCAGGGCTTTAAAAATGTCTACCAATTGGAAGGGGGAATCATTGAGTATACCCGCCAGATTAAAGAAGAAGGAATAGAGAGCAAATTTATTGGTAAAAACTTTGTATTTGATCACCGTTTAGGGGAAAGAATTACAGACGATATTATTGCACAATGCCACCAGTGTGGAAAACCTTGTGATAACCATACCAACTGTGCTAATGATGCATGCCATCTTCTGTTTATCCAGTGTGATGAGTGTAAGACAGCAATGGAAAACTGCTGTTCTACAGAATGTCTGGATACCATACATCTGCCTTGGGATGAACAAGTGAAACTAAGAAAAGGATTACAGGTCGGAAATAAAGTCTTCAGAAAAGGAAAGTCTGATGCCTTGAAATTTAAAAATTCAGGTGATTTATCAGATAAGCCTTTAGCAAAAGCTGAAACAAAGAATATCCGCCAAAAGATTGCTGTCAAAAAAGAGTTGATTGGAAAAGCAGAGCATTATTTCTCAAAATCAAAAATTGCACAGTTTTTAATTGAAAATAAAGATTTGTCAGTAGGAGATAAAGTGTTAATTTCAGGCCCGACAACAGGAGAACAGGAAGTTACCATTACTGAAATCTATGCAAATGGAGGACCTTGTGAAACAGCAAAAATTGGAGATCAGATCACTTTCGAACTTCCATTCAGAGTTCGTTTATCTGATAAGCTGTACAGAATTGTGCAAAACGCATAA
- a CDS encoding 5-formyltetrahydrofolate cyclo-ligase — translation MLKAELRKKYTQKRKALSSDEAFLLSEKIFENFIHYFNPKKGEKVHVFIPIPARKEINTQIFIHYFLAKNIRVYVPKIVDDKLISIEIFEDTVFETSRWGISEPVSNEDSGENNFQYVITPLLYCDRKGNRVGYGKGFYDGLFRNISAETKKIGVNYFDPDEYVDDIWENDIPVDYLVTPTEVLSFLSGWE, via the coding sequence ATGCTAAAAGCTGAGCTTAGAAAAAAATATACCCAAAAAAGAAAAGCCTTGTCTAGTGATGAGGCTTTCTTGTTATCTGAAAAGATTTTTGAAAATTTCATTCACTATTTCAATCCTAAGAAAGGAGAGAAAGTACACGTCTTTATTCCGATTCCGGCTAGAAAAGAAATTAACACCCAAATCTTCATTCACTATTTTTTGGCGAAGAATATCCGTGTTTATGTTCCTAAAATTGTAGATGATAAGCTTATCAGTATTGAAATTTTTGAAGATACTGTTTTTGAAACCAGCCGCTGGGGGATTTCGGAGCCTGTTTCCAATGAGGATTCAGGTGAAAATAACTTTCAATATGTGATTACGCCATTGCTGTACTGTGATAGAAAAGGTAATAGGGTAGGATATGGGAAAGGTTTTTATGATGGGTTATTCCGGAATATATCGGCAGAGACCAAAAAAATCGGAGTCAATTACTTTGACCCCGATGAATATGTGGATGATATCTGGGAAAATGATATTCCCGTCGATTATTTGGTTACTCCTACAGAAGTGCTGTCTTTCTTAAGCGGTTGGGAATAA